In a genomic window of Brettanomyces nanus chromosome 1, complete sequence:
- a CDS encoding uncharacterized protein (BUSCO:EOG09341PQR), which yields MYPYGNQQYPYNGIQSGQLGQPGQQAQQAQQPPQAPQAQQGPQPQLYQGQTQQQYMGQNQQQQQQFPPQTTGYGFSPQSVASSMQPQTTGWTPQPQASTQPQIASQATGWNSAPTGFQPQTSFGQTLQAQVTGWQGQQPQPQPQQPQQPQQTQQTQPNAQQQTQQFAQPQMLPSQIPLLAQPTGAFMSSIKSFGSENADLKIPSIRLSFIGARDQQRFEQIFRRNVRPGERSIDASAARQVLLKSNLSASQLAQIWALADTNKSGQLLFPEFALALSLCNNAIHGEPVPQFLPEKMQNEVTSFVDVINFNVADGATTGGTSRRPSGIPGASGSLDALPATSFISQPTGGYLPVSSQQAANLIPVQTGSNLTSQATGFASGYVGLGAPPQTSFVAQPTGGAFMRPQATGLMPQPTGLMAQPTGLTAMPTGKPGQWGFVSMPTGGLPGLDAMRNQFLPNAPQMPNLASTMGGTQASNVTWAITKQEKLIYDSVFKKWDTNHNGYVSGEVAISVFGKSGLSRSDLEQIWNLADIGNKGKLDKDEFSVAMHLIYRRLNGFEIPVQLPPELVPPSSKLLQQTMSDMKGQLKNGNAAESSRRRSSASSLRSAASFKNDDNDIEYVSRARHRARRESPESNYDDGHAVENHVTLTIESLKKQIHEKRILLAAVDAEDDGDNEENSEEALCEKTEISLLKTKIKAAQAKLNEAGSGDAAASIDERHRLTRRLHEYSDSVSQLVSQIDDVAEQLKTAKIEKYGLELQRTNPSGINIHGSGPDGRLTAMDRRLAKQKAILQTKMAKLTGKPAPDLSAFEMNEEKLSSEVDKVTEETRQKEETVNEIASSIGEMIKEIEKTVSMSSSMEIGYSKWEKKEGVESGEVREFIEFLNSTRPAHDTKIVGADSSKVERSEGNVTSQQSINATGSSLESTGSKGSTSSISSAASKLLRPGQRVVRGVLSAEERARTIKEKAERRMNERLEKLGIRRRTQPKKVEAESQPELRTEQVAPTRTEPQPQSIAVPAAEPPMPSAEDLSSSESEDEEIQQLLAQKKALEEKRRKKKEHREQRIAQLKAEMAALRMEDGEDGEGTHSGGVASNGTPATGDVPSPRAITEEASPVPAAPLHDANTNPFASMVQAERVEPKALEDAPVISVENATSTTPAVRNNNPFFKPDHHEPEIDVHKLKVQRDAQRGLGGDGWSDDENADANAEDSDSEIPNASKQAALATLLFGGGSHRTTPSPSIEKITPASGDIVESADESVDEWEDAKEAEQTSRPMPEAREESETSVFPAPPIAAVPPIPSAPPIPSAPPIPSAPATSVAPPASVVPAAPPALMEGPPGAPAAPPPPPPPPPPGNPGSAPGSEPAPVSSNLLGLLWGEINQGKALKKVDKSQQHIATGATVGKVISEVN from the coding sequence ATGTATCCTTACGGAAATCAGCAGTACCCTTACAACGGGATTCAGTCGGGCCAGCTGGGCCAACCAGGTCAGCAGGCCCAACAGGCTCAACAACCTCCTCAGGCTCCTCAGGCGCAGCAGGGTCCGCAGCCTCAATTGTATCAGGGTCAAACTCAACAACAGTATATGGGCCAAAaccagcaacagcagcagcaattTCCTCCACAGACCACAGGATACGGCTTCAGTCCGCAGTCGGTGGCCTCATCAATGCAGCCCCAGACTACCGGGTGGACACCTCAGCCTCAAGCCTCGACTCAGCCACAAATAGCCAGTCAGGCCACAGGGTGGAATTCGGCTCCTACGGGTTTTCAGCCACAAACGTCGTTTGGTCAGACTCTCCAGGCACAGGTAACCGGCTGGCAAGGTCAGCAGCCTCAGCCTCAGCCTCAGCAGCCTCAGCAGCCTCAGCAAACTCAGCAAACTCAGCCGAATGCACAGCAACAAACTCAACAGTTTGCACAGCCACAGATGCTACCAAGCCAGATTCCCCTTTTGGCACAGCCAACGGGAGCCTTTATGTCGTCAATCAAGTCGTTTGGCAGTGAGAACGCAGATCTTAAGATTCCAAGCATTCGTCTATCGTTCATCGGCGCCAGAGATCAGCAGCGATTTGAGCAGATCTTTCGTCGTAACGTCAGACCCGGAGAGCGGTCTATTGACGCGTCGGCGGCCAGGCAGGTTCTTCTCAAATCCAACTTGAGTGCTTCACAGCTAGCGCAGATATGGGCTTTGGCTGACACTAACAAATCTGGTCAGCTACTCTTTCCGGAGTTTGCCTTGGCACTCAGCTTGTGCAACAACGCTATTCACGGCGAGCCTGTTCCCCAGTTTTTGCCcgagaagatgcagaatgAGGTGACCAGTTTCGTGGACGTGATAAATTTCAACGTCGCAGACGGAGCTACCACCGGGGGTACTTCTCGCCGCCCTTCAGGTATACCGGGCGCGTCAGGCTCACTAGACGCACTTCCGGCTACTTCGTTCATCTCGCAACCAACAGGAGGATATCTGCCAGTTTCCTCTCAGCAGGCTGCTAACCTCATTCCAGTGCAAACAGGAAGTAACTTGACCTCTCAGGCTACTGGCTTTGCATCTGGTTACGTTGGCTTGGGAGCACCGCCACAAACATCTTTTGTGGCACAGCCTACAGGAGGTGCTTTCATGAGACCACAGGCCACGGGTTTGATGCCCCAACCAACGGGTCTAATGGCTCAACCTACGGGTTTAACAGCTATGCCTACTGGAAAACCGGGTCAATGGGGATTCGTGTCGATGCCTACTGGTGGGTTACCTGGTTTGGACGCCATGAGAAATCAGTTTTTGCCCAACGCGCCACAAATGCCAAACTTAGCAAGTACCATGGGCGGCACACAGGCTTCTAACGTCACCTGGGCCATCACCAAACAGGAGAAGCTGATCTACGACAGTGTCTTTAAGAAATGGGACACCAACCACAATGGCTACGTTAGTGGCGAAGTCGCAATTTCCGTTTTCGGAAAGTCCGGTTTGAGTCGAAGTGACCTGGAGCAGATTTGGAACTTGGCCGATATTGGCAACAAAGGAAAGTTGGATAAGGACGAGTTCTCTGTAGCTATGCACCTTATTTACAGGCGACTCAACGGCTTTGAAATTCCTGTTCAGCTTCCTCCGGAGTTAGTTCCTCCGTCTTCCAAGCTTCTTCAGCAGACTATGAGTGACATGAAGGGCcagttgaaaaatggaaatgCTGCAGAATCATCCAGAAGGAGATCAAGTGCTTCTTCGCTGCGGTCTGCTGCCAGTTTCAAGAACGACGACAACGATATCGAATACGTCAGTCGTGCACGGCATAGGGCAAGACGCGAGTCACCTGAGTCTAATTACGATGACGGGCATGCAGTCGAGAACCACGTGACATTGACAATTGAATCTCTCAAGAAGCAGATCCATGAAAAGCGAATTCTtcttgctgctgttgatgctgaagaCGATGGTGATAATGAGGAGAACTCTGAGGAGGCTCTTTGTGAGAAAACAGAGATCAGCTTACTCAAAACGAAGATTAAGGCTGCACAAGCCAAACTTAACGAGGCCGGAAGTGGAGACGCAGCGGCGTCCATAGATGAACGTCACAGACTCACTAGAAGGCTTCACGAGTATTCCGACAGTGTTTCACAGCTTGTCTCGcagattgatgatgttgcAGAGCAACTTAAAACCGCCAAAATAGAGAAATATGGCTTGGAATTGCAGAGAACAAATCCTAGCGGTATTAATATCCACGGCAGTGGACCAGACGGGAGATTGACTGCGATGGATCGTCGCTTAGCCAAGCAGAAAGCTATTCTACAGACGAAAATGGCCAAGTTGACTGGAAAACCGGCCCCAGATTTGTCAGCCTTCGAGATGAACGAGGAAAAACTGAGCTCCGAGGTGGACAAGGTTACAGAAGAGACCAGACAGAAGGAGGAGACGGTTAATGAGATCGCTTCTTCTATCGGTGAGATGATTAAGGAGATTGAGAAAACTGTCTCCATGTCCAGTTCCATGGAAATCGGCTACAGTAAAtgggaaaagaaagaaggagttgaaagtGGCGAAGTTCGTGAGTTCATCGAGTTTTTAAACTCTACCAGACCGGCCCATGATACCAAAATAGTGGGAGCAGATAGTAGTAAGGTAGAAAGAAGTGAAGGAAATGTCACATCGCAACAGTCGATCAACGCGACTGGCTCTTCTTTAGAGTCAACGGGATCGAAGGGATCGACCTCATCGATCTCGTCAGCTGCATCGAAATTACTCCGGCCTGGACAACGTGTGGTGAGGGGCGTTTTGTCGGCCGAGGAGAGGGCACGGACGATCAAGGAGAAGGCTGAACGTCGGATGAACGAGCGCTTAGAGAAACTGGGAATTAGACGAAGGACTCAgccaaagaaggtggaggCTGAGTCTCAACCTGAACTTCGTACAGAGCAGGTTGCTCCGACACGTACGGAACCTCAGCCACAATCAATTGCTGTTCCTGCTGCAGAACCACCTATGCCATCTGCAGAGGACTTGTCATCCTCGGAGTCAGAAGACGAGGAAATCCAGCAGCTTCTGGCTCAGAAAAAAGCCCTAGAAGAGAAGCGGcggaaaaagaaagagcataGAGAGCAACGGATTGCCCAGCTTAAGGCTGAAATGGCAGCCTTGAGAATGGAAGATGGGGAGGACGGTGAAGGCACACATAGCGGTGGGGTGGCCTCTAACGGAACTCCCGCTACTGGAGATGTTCCCTCACCACGAGCAATCACCGAGGAGGCGTCACCCGTGCCAGCTGCACCACTCCATGACGCAAATACCAATCCATTCGCTTCGATGGTTCAAGCGGAAAGAGTAGAGCCCAAGGCTTTAGAGGATGCGCCTGTCATATCAGTCGAAAATGCGACTTCCACAACACCTGCGGTTCGAAACAACAACCCTTTCTTCAAGCCGGATCACCACGAACCCGAAATTGACGTGCACAAACTGAAGGTACAGCGTGACGCTCAGAGAGGACTGGGAGGAGACGGATGGTCTGACGACGAGAATGCCGATGCAAATGCAGAAGATTCCGATAGTGAGATACCAAATGCGTCTAAGCAGGCCGCTTTGGCTACGTTGTTATTTGGCGGCGGTAGTCATCGCACTACTCCCTCACCTTCCATCGAGAAGATAACACCTGCCTCAGGCGACATAGTTGAGTCTGCCGACGAGTCCGTGGACGAGTGGGAGGATGCCAAAGAGGCGGAACAGACCTCAAGGCCAATGCCGGAGGCCCGTGAGGAGTCTGAGACCTCGGTTTTCCCGGCGCCTCCGATTGCCGCGGTCCCTCCGATTCCCTCAGCACCTCCGATTCCCTCAGCACCTCCAATTCCCTCGGCACCTGCAACATCCGTGGCTCCCCCTGCCTCGGTAGTTCCAGCTGCCCCACCGGCTCTCATGGAAGGCCCACCAGGGGCCCCTGCAGCTCCGCcgcctcctcctcctccgCCACCGCCGGGAAACCCAGGTAGTGCCCCCGGTAGCGAACCTGCACCGGTCTCATCTAACCTCCTAGGTCTCCTTTGGGGCGAAATCAACCAAGGAAAAGCGCTCAAGAAGGTCGATAAGAGCCAACAACATATTGCCACAGGTGCAACCGTTGGAAAAGTCATCTCAGAGGTGAATTAA
- a CDS encoding uncharacterized protein (EggNog:ENOG41): MASLDFDDYDTILSSLHGPADPPNSEIPFHQPSHLQLQHRQQISQGKDDEFSMNLGAFQPPGASMFAPSVFADDSSPLKQQQQQQQQQQQQQQQQQRQQQRQSQLHSQSNSQQQQTAQSLSAENFHPQQFQTFQSQTSSGNNSNNTPTNSQGASQFGMLRSQQEQLPQQTFVSQRFDSIGSTSNASADLNFSDLTDAMSSLSSSILSPYSSGSSPDGFLLNATVNTTNSNPNFVPVDHENTGPTAAVVATTGLPPGAGYVPMGESMSTSTVTFNSASIFDRNAQSDNLAGNSGGATASTTRTSSSNSNNSGAGFRLKQEEPLASIAKVKSISDEKSRLSKATTRGRKKSAATMKPKNEAGPGRPGRKIKSSHNLIEKKYRTNINSKIVELRNCVPALRILVSKNRPSDPSSANTVDGEEQFDDDYIGNGYSDDEQKLDGLKPARKLNKATILSKATEYIRHLESKNEILAQENQKLKELLIASGNAPFDATGPTPMQPMGSSVSHAASQQLYSDSSYTSSPSFNSNSSNVSPANNLLNHSPRGVSMSGTISSQQHQNQNLQQQPQQSFGNKVLLGGITCMLGASAMDDFTFNSGTGHKGLFALPVIAFDSSSSSLAFNTGVFRLLSGLLKVVLCFFVAYYYFVMPMLVSLPGKRDKKTASYSEKVSAALCALLSGFADIILHPKRVYDSALYVRPENVEYQLLKSLHADEVSLSSVVRALALNGRSCDNMFLKSMYIKRLSEINSEFSQSSNFVISAIIGVWNKLCIDRLGAYYWTRASERRSKTTNKVLTNLLWKFSYESTSLAPLASVCDYKPGLLVLLATSLCEKLVAEALKLMVRINALQKKLENAREEHTTAEDVERNDDEDEDEPMNLDSESISRQIEDLKKQTASLLATVRIFDNAVSPELALRVQILQFLMNPEREQLEDCFEQLRKSGITMVASDLKLGFVCSMLKYELLHSPENYAVLLTWVRKLELPSFTMNFHSGSRLTLFGFVILLNAFDTLTYDILQKLDQYVGLKLEPTCAERNFTADGQSASSELFDEDEESEEDISEVDEENDSVHSLESHLTSSTTSSSTSIGTVDEDYIKSSTMIPKINFKLLNILGNMRIFAGNSEHAAELELGSDLKNYIIEGLVSYIERLNGF, translated from the coding sequence ATGGCGTCTCTTGACTTCGACGATTACGATACCATCTTATCGTCTCTTCACGGACCTGCGGACCCTCCGAACTCTGAAATTCCCTTTCATCAgccttctcatcttcaacttcaacatcGCCAGCAGATTTCTCAGGgtaaagatgatgaattttCTATGAATTTAGGAGCTTTCCAACCTCCAGGTGCTTCCATGTTTGCTCCGTCTGTTTTCGCCGACGACAGTTCTCCTCTCaagcagcaacaacagcaacaacagcaacaacagcagcaacagcagcaacagcaacgCCAACAGCAGCGTCAGTCACAGCTTCATTCGCAATCAAATTcacaacaacagcagacCGCTCAGTCACTATCAGCAGAAAACTTTCATCCCCAGCAGTTCCAAACTTTCCAGTCACAGACTTCTAGCGGAAATAACTCTAACAACACTCCGACCAATTCTCAGGGAGCCTCACAATTTGGTATGCTTCGGTCTCAGCAAGAGCAGCTTCCTCAGCAGACATTTGTTTCTCAACGATTTGATTCCATCGGCTCCACGTCTAATGCTAGTGCGGATCTCAATTTTAGCGATCTCACCGATGCCATGAGTAGCCTCAGCAGCTCTATTCTATCTCCTTATTCCTCTGGTTCATCCCCGGATGGCTTTTTGCTTAACGCAACGGTAAACACAACGAACAGTAATCCTAATTTCGTTCCCGTCGATCATGAGAATACTGGCCCTACCGCTGCAGTTGTCGCAACGACCGGCTTGCCTCCTGGTGCAGGTTATGTTCCCATGGGTGAATCCATGTCTACGAGTACAGTCACGTTCAATTCGGCCTCCATTTTCGACAGAAACGCACAATCTGACAATTTAGCTGGGAACAGCGGTGGCGCTACAGCTTCTACAACCCGTACCTCCTCTTCTAACAGTAATAACAGCGGAGCTGGTTTTAGGTTAAAGCAGGAGGAACCTTTAGCTTCTATTGCCAAGGTCAAATCGATTTCGGATGAAAAATCCAGACTTTCGAAGGCCACGACACGCGGTAGAAAGAAATCTGCTGCTACTATGAAGCCCAAGAACGAGGCTGGACCTGGAAGGCCCGGCAGAAAAATCAAGTCTTCTCACAATctgatagagaaaaagtACAGAACAAACATAAATTCAAAGATCGTCGAACTCCGTAATTGTGTTCCTGCTCTCCGTATATTGGTATCCAAGAATCGGCCCAGTGATCCTAGCTCTGCGAATACCGTGGATGGAGAAGAGCagtttgatgatgattacATTGGCAATGGTTATAGCGACGATGAGCAGAAGTTGGATGGATTGAAACCTGCTAGAAAGCTAAATAAGGCTACTATTTTATCCAAAGCTACGGAGTATATCCGCCATTTGGAATCcaaaaatgaaatattGGCTCAAGAGAACCAGAAACTTAAAGAACTTTTGATTGCTAGTGGCAATGCTCCATTTGATGCTACTGGGCCGACTCCCATGCAACCTATGGGTTCTTCCGTTTCTCACGCAGCCTCGCAGCAGCTTTACAGCGACTCCAGCTACACTTCGTCGCCTTCTTTCAACAGTAACAGCAGTAATGTTTCTCCTGCGAACAACTTACTAAATCACTCTCCTCGAGGGGTGTCAATGAGTGGAACAATTTCAAGCCAACAACATCAGAATCAGAAtctgcagcagcagcccCAGCAATCTTTTGGAAACAAGGTTCTTTTAGGAGGTATAACTTGCATGTTGGGAGCATCGGCTATGGACGATTTTACCTTCAACTCGGGTACAGGCCATAAGGGATTGTTTGCATTACCGGTTATAGCATTCGACtcctcatcgtcatctCTTGCGTTTAACACAGGTGTTTTCAGACTTCTTTCAGGCCTTTTGAAGGTCGTTCTGTGCTTCTTTGTGGCTTACTACTACTTTGTGATGCCAATGCTAGTCTCTCTACCGGGTAAACGCGATAAAAAGACGGCCAGCTACTCTGAAAAGGTTTCGGCTGCGCTTTGTGCTTTACTTTCTGGCTTTGCAGATATCATTTTGCATCCAAAACGCGTTTATGACTCTGCTCTATATGTAAGACCAGAGAATGTCGAGTATCAGCTTCTCAAATCACTTCATGCTGATGAAGTTTCGTTATCTTCAGTTGTTAGGGCCTTGGCGTTGAATGGCCGGTCTTGCGATAACATGTTCTTGAAATCCATGTACATTAAGAGACTCTCTGAAATTAATAGTGAGTTTTCACAGAGTTCAAATTTTGTGATTTCTGCAATCATCGGAGTCTGGAACAAGCTTTGCATTGACAGATTAGGTGCTTACTATTGGACCAGAGCCTCTGAGAGGCGGTCCAAGACAACCAATAAGGTGTTAACCAACTTGCTTTGGAAATTTAGCTATGAGAGCACTAGCCTAGCACCATTGGCATCTGTTTGTGATTACAAACCTGGTTTACTTGTTTTATTAGCAACTAGTCTTTGCGAAAAACTTGTTGCAGAGGCTCTTAAGCTTATGGTTAGAATCAATGCATTgcaaaagaagcttgaaaATGCAAGAGAAGAGCACACCACtgcagaagatgttgagaggaacgatgatgaagacgaggaTGAGCCTATGAACTTGGACAGCGAATCGATTTCTAGGCAGATCGAGGATCTCAAAAAACAAACAGCAAGTCTGCTCGCTACAGTGAGGATATTTGACAATGCTGTTTCACCGGAGCTTGCTCTCAGGGTGCAAATCCTTCAGTTCTTAATGAATCCAGAGCGCGAGCAGCTTGAAGACTGCTTTGAGCAGCTCAGAAAGTCGGGCATAACAATGGTTGCAAGTGATTTGAAACTTGGATTTGTCTGTAGCATGTTGAAATATGAGCTTTTGCACTCGCCAGAAAACTACGCAGTTCTTCTCACATGGGTGAGAAAACTCGAGCTTCCAAGTTTCACGATGAACTTCCACAGCGGCTCCAGATTGACACTATTTGGTTTTGTGATACTTCTCAATGCTTTTGATACTCTAACATACGATATATTGCAGAAGTTGGATCAATATGTGGGGTTGAAGCTTGAGCCAACCTGTGCCGAGAGAAATTTTACTGCCGATGGACAGTCAGCGTCGTCAGAGTTGTTTGACGAGGACGAAGAGTCAGAGGAGGATATCAGCGAGGTGGACGAGGAAAACGACTCAGTACACTCTTTAGAATCTCATCTGACTAGTTCGACAACATCATCTAGTACATCAATAGGAACAGTTGACGAGGATTACATCAAAAGCAGTACAATGATCCCGAAGATTAACTTCAAACTACTCAACATCCTTGGGAACATGAGAATTTTCGCGGGAAATAGCGAGCACGCTGCAGAGCTAGAACTAGGATCTGACCTCAAGAACTACATCATCGAAGGTCTCGTCTCTTACATCGAGAGATTGAATGGATTCTAG
- the WRS1 gene encoding tryptophan--tRNA ligase (BUSCO:EOG09341THH): protein MSLSKQVENLKLEAEQKVTPWEVEGAVVNGEAVAIDYEKLIKQFGTRPINEATLDRFKEVTGYEPHHFMRKGLFFSERDFNRILDLYEHGEPFFLYTGRGPSSDSMHLGHMVPFIFTKWLQQVFDVPLVIELTDDEKFLFKQKLTIEDVKKFAKDNAKDIIAVGFKPDNTFIFSDLEYMNPAFYETILRVSRQITTSTAKAVFGFQDSDCIGKIHFASIQISTAFPSSFPDVLGLPPKTPALIPCAIDQDPYFRVCRDVAEKLHFSKPALIHSRFFPALQGPTTKMSASNENTAIFMTDTPKQIKKKVNKYAFSGGKATLEEHRKYGGNPDIDVAYQYLSFFKDDDSELKNVSDSYKSGELLSGEMKNLCIDVLQRFVKEFQERRAKVDQPTLDAFMKPHKLIWGQKPRRVAPKPRETKQSKKKS, encoded by the coding sequence ATGTCGCTCTCGAAACAGGTAGAAAACCTCAAACTCGAAGCAGAGCAAAAAGTCACCCCTTGGGAGGTGGAAGGTGCTGTGGTCAACGGAGAAGCCGTTGCTATTGACTATGAAAAACTTATTAAGCAGTTTGGTACTAGGCCCATCAATGAAGCTACTTTAGATCGTTTCAAAGAGGTCACAGGATACGAGCCCCACCATTTTATGCGGAAGGGACTTTTCTTTTCGGAACGTGACTTCAACAGGATTTTGGACTTATATGAGCACGGAGaacctttctttctataCACAGGTAGAGGACCCTCCAGTGACTCTATGCACTTAGGTCACATGGTTCCATTTATTTTCACCAAATGGCTTCAGCAGGTGTTTGATGTGCCCCTTGTGATAGAACTTACTGACGATGAAAAGTTCCTCTTCAAGCAGAAATTGACTATCGAGGACGTCAAAAAGTTTGCCAAAGATAACGCCAAGGACATCATCGCCGTGGGCTTCAAGCCGGATAAtaccttcatcttctcgGATCTCGAATATATGAACCCGGCTTTTTACGAAACAATCCTCCGAGTTTCTCGACAGATCACCACTTCTACTGCCAAGGCTGTGTTTGGCTTCCAGGACTCCGATTGTATTGGTAAGATTCACTTTGCTTCCATTCAGATCTCTACGGCTTTTCCTTCGTCCTTCCCTGACGTTTTGGGTCTTCCACCAAAGACTCCTGCTTTAATTCCATGTGCCATCGATCAAGATCCGTACTTCCGTGTTTGTAGAGACGTGGCAGAGAAGTTGCACTTTAGTAAACCCGCCTTGATTCATTCCAGGTTCTTCCCTGCTTTGCAAGGTCCAACCACAAAGATGAGTGCCTCAAATGAGAACACTGCAATCTTTATGACGGACACCCCCAAGcagatcaagaaaaaggtcAATAAGTACGCCTTTTCTGGAGGTAAAGCTACTTTAGAAGAGCATAGAAAGTATGGAGGTAATCCTGATATCGATGTGGCCTATCAGTATttgtccttcttcaaagacgATGACTCCGAGTTGAAGAACGTTTCCGACTCGTACAAATCCGGTGAGCTGCTTTCGGGtgagatgaagaatctctGTATCGATGTTTTGCAACGGTTTGTTAAGGAGTTCCAAGAAAGACGCGCTAAAGTGGACCAGCCTACTTTGGATGCCTTCATGAAGCCTCATAAGTTGATTTGGGGACAGAAACCTCGCCGTGTGGCACCAAAGCCTAGAGAGACCAAGCaatccaagaaaaagagttaG
- a CDS encoding uncharacterized protein (EggNog:ENOG41) yields the protein MFFSTLRLCIVLNIAASTWYIAMQLSTGADVTAIYNSSAFTAYVFAIPLLHEAFSWLKASSVIIAITGVAVVAYGGPSDSQDTSKYPHRLLGDSIILGGAILYGFYEVLYKKECCPPSGDVSARREATFSNFTMCLIGINSCIVLSLLLLVAHLLGFYTVHLPKGTSAWWIVILSILSNMVFTLSFLGLMSLTSPVFSSVASLLTILLVGATEWMFRGISIGWLQLLGYCFIMTGFGLLTYASWSEISEEDTEDQLIDTDTESSYSNVVSVAFALRALTFSAFALRALTFSAFALGALTFSAFALRALTFGAFALRALTFGAFALRALTFGAFALRALTFGAFALRALTFGAFALGALTFSAFALRALTFGAFALRALTFGAFALRALTFGAFALRALTFGAFALRALTFGAFALGALTFSAFALRALTFGAFALGALTFGALAALI from the exons ATGTTTTTCTCCACATTAAGACTCTGTATAGTGCTCAATATCGCCGCTTCGACTTGGTATATTGCTATGCAGCTTTCTACAGGGGCTGATGTCACAGCCATTTACAATTCTTCTGCTTTCACCGCATATGTATTTGCTATTCCCCTTTTACACGAGGCTTTTTCTTGGTTGAAAGCCAGCTCCGTTATTATTGCAATCACAGGggttgctgttgttgccTACGGTGGCCCTTCAGATTCACAAGACACTTCAAAGTATCCTCATAGATTATTAGGTGACTCGATTATCCTTGGAGGTGCCATCCTATACGGGTTCTATGAGGTTCTCTACAAGAAAGAGTGTTGCCCTCCTTCTGGTGATGTTAGCGCTCGAAGAGAGGCCACTTTCTCTAATTTTACCATGTGTCTCATCGGTATAAATAGCTGCATAGtactttctttgcttttaTTGGTTGCACACTTGCTTGGTTTCTATACGGTACACCTTCCTAAAGGAACTTCTGCCTGGTGGATTGTTATCCTATCCATTTTAAGTAACATGGTGtttactctttcttttctcgGTCTTATGTCTCTAACTTCACCAGTGTTTTCTTCCGTGGCTTCTTTGCTTACTATTTTGCTTGTGGGAGCTACAGAGTGGATGTTCAGGGGTATATCTATTGGCTGGCTTCAACTACTAGGATACTGTTTTATTATGACAGGATTTGGTCTGCTTACGTACGCAAGTTGGTCTGAGATATCCGAGgaagatacagaagatCAACTTATTGATACCGATACGGAATCCTCCTACAGTAATGTTGTTTCAGT TGCATTTGCACTCAGAGCACTGACATTTAGTGCATTTGCACTCAGAGCACTGACATTTAGTGCATTTGCACTCGGAGCACTGACATTTAGTGCATTTGCACTCAGAGCACTGACATTTGGTGCATTTGCACTCAGAGCACTGACATTTGGTGCATTTGCACTCAGAGCACTGACATTTGGTGCATTTGCACTCAGAGCACTGACATTTGGTGCATTTGCACTCAGAGCACTGACATTTGGTGCATTTGCACTCGGAGCACTGACATTTAGTGCATTTGCACTCAGAGCACTGACATTTGGTGCATTTGCACTCAGAGCACTGACATTTGGTGCATTTGCACTCAGAGCACTGACATTTGGTGCATTTGCACTCAGAGCACTGACATTTGGTGCATTTGCACTCAGAGCACTGACATTTGGTGCATTTGCACTCGGAGCACTGACATTTAGTGCATTTGCACTCAGAGCACTGACATTTGGTGCATTTGCACTCGGAGCACTGACATTTGGTGCATTGGCAGCTCTTATCTGA